The Mastomys coucha isolate ucsf_1 unplaced genomic scaffold, UCSF_Mcou_1 pScaffold13, whole genome shotgun sequence genome has a window encoding:
- the Mc5r gene encoding melanocortin receptor 5: MQDQNPVNRRFNSQKPPGTCEESCLPWRGAEQNGKFDAKKWGHFLPAMNSSSHLTLLDLTLNASEDSILGPNVQNKSSACEEMGIAVEVFLTLGLVSLLENILVIGAIVKNKNLHSPMYFFVGSLAVADMLVSMSNAWETITIYLLNNKHLVIADTFVRHIDNVFDSMICISVVASMCSLLAIAVDRYITIFYALRYHHIMTARRSGVIIACIWTFCISCGIVFIIYYESKYVIICLISMFFTMLFFMVALYIHMFLLARNHVKRIAASPRYSSVRQRTSMRGAITLTMLLGIFIVCWSPFFLHLILMISCPQNVYCSCFMSYFNMYLILIMCNSVIDPLIYALRSQEMRRTFKEILCCHGFRRTCRLLGRY; encoded by the exons ATGCAAGACCAGAACCCGGTAAACAGAAGATTCAACTCCCAGAAACCGCCTGGAACCTGTGAGGAATCATGCTTACCTTGGCGTGGAGCAGAGCAGAATGG TAAATTCGATGCCAAGAAGTGGGGGCATTTTCTTCCAGCAATGAACTCCTCGTCTCACCTGACTTTATTGGATCTTACCCTGAACGCCTCGGAGGACAGCATTTTAGGACCAAATGTCCAGAACAAGTCTTCCGCCTGTGAAGAGATGGGCATTGCCGTGGAGGTGTTCCTGACGCTGGGTCTCGTCAGCCTCTTAGAGAACATCCTGGTCATTGGGGCCATAGTGAAGAACAAAAACCTGCACTCACCTATGTACTTCTTTGTGGGCAGCTTAGCAGTGGCCGACATGCTGGTGAGCATGTCCAATGCCTGGGAGACCATCACCATATACTTGCTAAATAACAAACACCTGGTGATCGCAGACACTTTTGTGCGTCACATCGACAATGTGTTTGACTCCATGATCTGCATCTCTGTCGTGGCCTCCATGTGCAGTTTGTTGGCTATTGCGGTGGACAGGTACATCACCATCTTCTATGCCTTGCGCTACCACCACATCATGACTGCGAGGCGCTCGGGGGTGATCATCGCCTGCATCTGGACCTTTTGCATAAGCTGTGGTATCGTTTTCATCATTTACTATGAGTCCAAGTATGTGATCATTTGCCTCATCTCCATGTTCTTCACCATGCTGTTCTTCATGGTGGCCCTGTATATACACATGTTCCTCCTGGCCCGGAACCATGTCAAGCGGATAGCAGCTTCCCCCAGATACAgctctgtgaggcaaaggaccaGCATGAGGGGTGCCATCACCCTCACCATGCTACTGGGGATTTTCATTGTCTGCTGGTCTCCCTTTTTCCTTCACCTTATCTTAATGATCTCCTGCCCTCAGAACGTCTATTGCTCTTGCTTTATGTCTTACTTCAACATGTACCTTATACTCATCATGTGCAATTCTGTGATCGATCCTCTCATCTATGCCCTCCGCAGCCAAGAGATGCGGAGGACCTTTAAGGAGATCCTCTGTTGTCATGGATTCAGGCGAACTTGTAGGCTCCTTGGCAGGTATTAA